The DNA segment TCATAGAGCTCTTCCATGGCTCTCCAGCTTCCGTAATAATCGCCGAAAGGCATATGGATCAGATACAGATCCAGATATTCCAGGCCCAGCTTTTCCAGAGATTCCTCAAAAGCGGTCTTTGTCCTCTCATAGCCCATCTGGTGAATGTAGGCCTTTGTGGTTACAAAAAGCTCTTTCCGGGGAATTCCGGAATGGCGGATGGCCCGCCCCACGGCTTCCTCGTTTTCATAGGAGCTCGCCGTATCAATCAGGCGGTAGCCGACGTCTATGGCCTCAGCCACCGCATGTTCACATGTCTTAGGATCCGTTACCTGGAAAACGCCGAAGCCCTCCAGGGGCATTTCTACTCCATTGTTCAGACGAACCGTCTCCATAAAAAACGCCTCCTTACTCAAGAGTCAGCGTCGCCGTGACGCCGCCGCTCCCAAGAATCTGATAGAGCTCCTCGCCTGTCAGATCCTGAACCTTTCCAAGTCTCGTGAACGTCCAGGTATTCGGCGCGTAGTAAATGACAAGCTGGTTCCCCTGATACAGGATCACGTCTCCGGCCTCTGTGGTAATCCGCTCGTCGTTCCGCGGAAGATCCGTCCCAAGGTTTCCGACCTTCTCCATATTGGCGTAGTCTTCCATCTCAACCGTCAGCGGGCCTTCCTCCAGCAGGGCTTTCAGAGCCTCTGCGGAGCTGTTGTCACTGAGCTTTACCTTTAAGGTCTCCCCGTTTACTTCTATATTCACCATCATGCTCTCCTCTCCTTCTGCCTCTGTCGTTTCCTCCTGTCTTTCGGCCGTCCCGGTGCTGGCCTCTGTTCCGGTACTGATCTCCGACCCGATACTGGCCTCTGTCCCGGCCGGGCTTTCCGCTGAGACTGCTTCCTCCGGCATCTGCCCGGCCGGCACACACCCGCAGGCCAGAAGCGAAAACATGGCTGCACATAAGAAAACTGCGGACTTTTTCACCTGCCTCATCCTTTCCTTGCTCTGTATGTTTTTTCTGTCTTTATTATAACGCCGTGCATGCACCATGACAAATGCTTATAATAAATAGGCAGGTATGCTTATTGGCTATGAGCCTGTCAGCTTACCGGGATATCACCCTGCAAACGCCTCGAGAAGGAAGCTTTCGATCCGGTCAAAGGGAATCAGATCCGTCCTGTCGTACAGATCCACATGGTTCGCCCCAGGGATAATCATTAACTCCTTCGCCTCACCGAGACGCTCATAGACGCCTTCCGTCAGGCCGCGGCTCATGGCGTTTTCCCCTGCAAGCATCAGAACCGGCCGCGGAGAAATGGTCTCCAGATGTTCCAGAAGCTTGTAATTTAAAAACGGCATCTGGCTCGTAGTCGTGAACGCGCCGTCTGCATTGGGATGGTTTCCCCGCTCGAGGCCGTAATAGGAATAAAACTCGGCGGACATGGGATCCAGCCCCTCCGGCACTGCATTCTGGGGTTCATCCGGATACACCGGAACATACTCCGGCTCTCCCTGTTCAAAATCAGCCCAGCGCTGCTCGGAAATCTGTTCGAGCAGTGCCGTCCTCTCTTCCGGAGACATGGCATCGCCGTTGCTGCTGATATCCACCAGGCTCGCCGTCACCACGGCCTTGATTCTCGTGTCCACCTGGGCTGCGGAGAGAGCAAAGCCGCCGCTGCCGCAGATCCCCACGGCGCCGATCTGGTTCCTGTCCACAAAAGACCACGTTCCCAGATAATCCACGCCTGCACTGAAATCCTCGGTAAAAATTTCCGGGGAAGAGACATGCCTCGGCTCCCCGCCGCTGGTTCCGTTGAAGGACGGATCAAAGGCCAGCGCCACAAAGCCCCTCTGGGCCAGTGCGTTTGCATAAACCCCAGGCCCCTGCTCTTTCACTCCGCCGTACGGCGCCCCAATTACCACTGCCGGATATTTTCTGCCTTCCTCCATGTCTTTGGGAAGGTACATGTCTGCCGAAAGCTCGATGCCGTAGCGGTTTTTATAGCGAACCGGACGGCGCTCCACCTGGCTGCTCAGTTCAAATGTGTATGTATCTTCTGCCCGCATGGTTTCCTCCCTGCCTGTTTCGTTTGCTGCGGCCATAATCCCGGACATGCCGCATGCCGTCACTGCCAGCGCGCCTGCTGCCAAAAGTCCTATGATTCTTTTTTTTCTGCTCATCATGATAATCTCCTTTCCGTTTTTCTCAGGAGAGCTCTTCCTTATGGCATCATCATAGCACACGTTCATTATCATGTAAAATAGCTATTTTAAATCCATTATCATAGTTGACAGTTATGCTATTCTTTTTTATAATGACAGTAAATTCCCACCTGTCAGGAGGTACCGCCATGATCGAGATCCGTCTTCTTTCCTATTTTCTGGCCATCGCCAGAGAGCAGAGCATCACAAGAGCCGCCGAGTCGCTCCACGTAAGCCAGCCCACGCTGTCCAAACAGATGATGGAGCTAGAGGAGCAGCTCGGGAAACAGCTTCTGATACGCGGCAGGAAGCGCGTCACCCTGACGGAGGACGGGGAATATTTAAGAAAATCTGCCCAGGAGATCATCGCCCTGATGGAAAAAACAGAAAGCTCCTTTCAGGAAAGCGCACGCGGTGTTGGCGGAGACATTTATCTCGCCTGCGGCGAGTCGGCGGGAATGGGCTTTCTCGCAGAGGTTTACCACGAACTCCTCACGGACTATCCCGACATCCGCCTCCATATCCACAGCGGAGATGCCGACACCATCACGGAACGGCTCGACAAGGGGCTGGCAGACTTAGGCCTCTTCCACGGCCCCATCCAGAA comes from the Eubacteriaceae bacterium Marseille-Q4139 genome and includes:
- a CDS encoding alpha/beta hydrolase produces the protein MRAEDTYTFELSSQVERRPVRYKNRYGIELSADMYLPKDMEEGRKYPAVVIGAPYGGVKEQGPGVYANALAQRGFVALAFDPSFNGTSGGEPRHVSSPEIFTEDFSAGVDYLGTWSFVDRNQIGAVGICGSGGFALSAAQVDTRIKAVVTASLVDISSNGDAMSPEERTALLEQISEQRWADFEQGEPEYVPVYPDEPQNAVPEGLDPMSAEFYSYYGLERGNHPNADGAFTTTSQMPFLNYKLLEHLETISPRPVLMLAGENAMSRGLTEGVYERLGEAKELMIIPGANHVDLYDRTDLIPFDRIESFLLEAFAG
- a CDS encoding LysR family transcriptional regulator; this translates as MIEIRLLSYFLAIAREQSITRAAESLHVSQPTLSKQMMELEEQLGKQLLIRGRKRVTLTEDGEYLRKSAQEIIALMEKTESSFQESARGVGGDIYLACGESAGMGFLAEVYHELLTDYPDIRLHIHSGDADTITERLDKGLADLGLFHGPIQNDKYDFIPLPIRDSFGLLMPEDCPLAEKEVIDRRELSRLPLIFPDQLFRSGRQLDWFGTHYPSFHIAATYNLVFNAAFLVEQGIGYALCFHRLAGNSTSRPLVFRPIVPELSAGLCLAAKKYQAFSPAVKLFLEYLRRKIQ